A single Nycticebus coucang isolate mNycCou1 chromosome 16, mNycCou1.pri, whole genome shotgun sequence DNA region contains:
- the TBCCD1 gene encoding TBCC domain-containing protein 1 isoform X1, translating into MDQSGVLLWVKAEPFIVGALQVPPPSKFSLHYLRKISTYVRTRATEGAYPRLYWSTWRHIACGKLQLAKDLAWLYFEIFDSLSKKTPEERLEWSEVLSNCMSEDEVEKQRNQLSVDTLQFLLFLHIQQLNKVSLRTSLIGEEWPSPRNRSQSPDLTEKSSCHSKNWNDYSHQTFVWDHLSDLLELLLDPEQLTASFHSTHSSLVSQEAVVALSFLIEGTVSRARKIYPLHELALWQPLHAESGFSKISKTFSFYKLEAWLRSCLTGNPFGTSACLKSGKKLAWAHQVEGTTKRAKIACNTHVAPRMHGMVVMSQVYKQTLAKSSDTLVGAHVKIHRCNESFIYLLSPLRSVTIEKCRNSTFVLGPVETSLHLYNCDNVKVIAVCHRLSVSSTTSCIFHILTPTRPLILSRNQTVTFAPFHTHYPMLEDHMARAGLATVPNYWDNPMVVCRENSDTSVFRLLPPCEFYVFIIPFEMEGDTTEIPGGLPSVYQKALGQREQKIQIWQKTVKEARLTKDQRKQFQVLVENKFYEWLINTGHRQQLDSLVPPAAGSKQAAG; encoded by the exons ATGGATCAGTCCGGAGTTCTCCTCTGGGTGAAAGCAGAACCCTTTATAGTGGGTGCCTTACAGGTCCCCCCTCCATCCAAGTTTAGTCTTCACTATCTCAGGAAGATATCCACCTATGTACGAACTCGGGCCACAGAGGGAGCTTACCCACGCCTCTACTGGTCTACATGGAGGCACATCGCATGTGGGAAGCTGCAGTTGGCTAAGGACCTGGCGTGGCTTTACTTCGAAATATTTGATAGTCTTTCGAAGAAGACACCTGAGGAACGGCTGGAATGGTCTGAGGTTCTCTCCAACTGCATGTCTGAGGATGAAGTTGAAAAGCAGAGAAATCAG CTTTCAGTGGACACCCTACAGTTTCTACTCTTCTTACACATTCAGCAGCTAAATAAGGTCTCCTTGAGGACATCTTTGATTGGAGAAGAATGGCCTAGTCCCAGAAACAGATCTCAGTCTCCTGACCTGACTGAAAAGTCCAGTTGTCATAGTAAG aactggAATGATTACAGTCACCAAACTTTTGTCTGGGATCATCTGTCAGATCTCCTTGAGCTGCTTTTAGATCCAGAGCAGCTCACTGCATCATTTCATTCAACCCATAGTAGTTTAGTGTCGCAAGAAGCTGTTGTGGCACTCAGCTTTCTTATTGAAGGTACAGTAAGTAGAGCCAGGAAAATCTATCCACTTCATGAACTTGCACTGTGGCAACCACTGCATGCAGAAAGTGGCTTCTCAAAGATCTCTAAGACTTTCTCTTTCTACAAGCTGGAAGCCTGGTTGAGATCCTGTTTGACTGGGAATCCATTTGGTACATCTGCTTGCCTCAAATCTGGAAAGAAATTGGCTTGGGCTCACCaag TTGAAGGGACAACCAAAAGAGCTAAGATTGCTTGTAACACTCACGTGGCCCCGAGGATGCATGGCATGGTGGTGATGAGCCAGGTCTACAAGCAGACGTTGGCCAAGAGCTCAGATACTCTGGTGGGGGCGCATGTCAAGATTCATCGTTGCAATGAATCCTTTATATATCTGCTTTCTCCCTTACG atcTGTGACAATTGAGAAGTGCAGGAATAGCACCTTTGTCTTGGGCCCTGTAGAGACTAGTCTTCACCTCTACAACTGTGACAATGTTAAAGTCATTGCTGTTTGCCATCGTTTGTCTGTCTCTTCTACCACCAGTTGCATCTTTCACATTCTGACACCTACACGTCCACTTATTCTCTCCAGGAACCAGACAGTAACTTTTGCCCCCTTTCATACCCATTACCCAATGCTAGAGGACCATATGGCCAGGGCAGGGCTTGCTACAGTGCCTAACTATTGGGACAATCCAATGGTTGTATGCAGAGAGAACAGTGACACTAGTGTCTTCCGGCTCTTACCACCTTGTGAattctatgtatttattattcCCTTTGAAATGGAAGGGGACACCACAGAGATACCTGGGGGTCTTCCATCTGTGTATCAAAAAGCACTTGGACAAAGAGAGCAGAAGATACAAATCTGGCAGAAAACTGTAAAGGAAGCTCGTTTGACAAA GGACCAAAGGAAGCAGTTCCAGGTACTTGTAGAGAACAAGTTTTATGAATGGCTGATTAATACAGGACATCGCCAACAGCTGGACAGCCTTGTCCCTCCTGCGGCAGGCTCCAAACAAGCAGCAGGATAG
- the TBCCD1 gene encoding TBCC domain-containing protein 1 isoform X2, whose amino-acid sequence MDQSGVLLWVKAEPFIVGALQVPPPSKFSLHYLRKISTYVRTRATEGAYPRLYWSTWRHIACGKLQLAKDLAWLYFEIFDSLSKKTPEERLEWSEVLSNCMSEDEVEKQRNQLSVDTLQFLLFLHIQQLNKVSLRTSLIGEEWPSPRNRSQSPDLTEKSSCHSKLEAWLRSCLTGNPFGTSACLKSGKKLAWAHQVEGTTKRAKIACNTHVAPRMHGMVVMSQVYKQTLAKSSDTLVGAHVKIHRCNESFIYLLSPLRSVTIEKCRNSTFVLGPVETSLHLYNCDNVKVIAVCHRLSVSSTTSCIFHILTPTRPLILSRNQTVTFAPFHTHYPMLEDHMARAGLATVPNYWDNPMVVCRENSDTSVFRLLPPCEFYVFIIPFEMEGDTTEIPGGLPSVYQKALGQREQKIQIWQKTVKEARLTKDQRKQFQVLVENKFYEWLINTGHRQQLDSLVPPAAGSKQAAG is encoded by the exons ATGGATCAGTCCGGAGTTCTCCTCTGGGTGAAAGCAGAACCCTTTATAGTGGGTGCCTTACAGGTCCCCCCTCCATCCAAGTTTAGTCTTCACTATCTCAGGAAGATATCCACCTATGTACGAACTCGGGCCACAGAGGGAGCTTACCCACGCCTCTACTGGTCTACATGGAGGCACATCGCATGTGGGAAGCTGCAGTTGGCTAAGGACCTGGCGTGGCTTTACTTCGAAATATTTGATAGTCTTTCGAAGAAGACACCTGAGGAACGGCTGGAATGGTCTGAGGTTCTCTCCAACTGCATGTCTGAGGATGAAGTTGAAAAGCAGAGAAATCAG CTTTCAGTGGACACCCTACAGTTTCTACTCTTCTTACACATTCAGCAGCTAAATAAGGTCTCCTTGAGGACATCTTTGATTGGAGAAGAATGGCCTAGTCCCAGAAACAGATCTCAGTCTCCTGACCTGACTGAAAAGTCCAGTTGTCATAGTAAG CTGGAAGCCTGGTTGAGATCCTGTTTGACTGGGAATCCATTTGGTACATCTGCTTGCCTCAAATCTGGAAAGAAATTGGCTTGGGCTCACCaag TTGAAGGGACAACCAAAAGAGCTAAGATTGCTTGTAACACTCACGTGGCCCCGAGGATGCATGGCATGGTGGTGATGAGCCAGGTCTACAAGCAGACGTTGGCCAAGAGCTCAGATACTCTGGTGGGGGCGCATGTCAAGATTCATCGTTGCAATGAATCCTTTATATATCTGCTTTCTCCCTTACG atcTGTGACAATTGAGAAGTGCAGGAATAGCACCTTTGTCTTGGGCCCTGTAGAGACTAGTCTTCACCTCTACAACTGTGACAATGTTAAAGTCATTGCTGTTTGCCATCGTTTGTCTGTCTCTTCTACCACCAGTTGCATCTTTCACATTCTGACACCTACACGTCCACTTATTCTCTCCAGGAACCAGACAGTAACTTTTGCCCCCTTTCATACCCATTACCCAATGCTAGAGGACCATATGGCCAGGGCAGGGCTTGCTACAGTGCCTAACTATTGGGACAATCCAATGGTTGTATGCAGAGAGAACAGTGACACTAGTGTCTTCCGGCTCTTACCACCTTGTGAattctatgtatttattattcCCTTTGAAATGGAAGGGGACACCACAGAGATACCTGGGGGTCTTCCATCTGTGTATCAAAAAGCACTTGGACAAAGAGAGCAGAAGATACAAATCTGGCAGAAAACTGTAAAGGAAGCTCGTTTGACAAA GGACCAAAGGAAGCAGTTCCAGGTACTTGTAGAGAACAAGTTTTATGAATGGCTGATTAATACAGGACATCGCCAACAGCTGGACAGCCTTGTCCCTCCTGCGGCAGGCTCCAAACAAGCAGCAGGATAG